The following are encoded together in the Candidatus Eremiobacteraceae bacterium genome:
- a CDS encoding DUF979 domain-containing protein encodes MITAEWVYWLAGAFFLFTGIEIALDRSHPQRWTNATFWTLLGLSFFYGSFLTVLPNWPLGLSVIAMALIAGCGLTSAGTVSTTTDAEREGSARRKGDLLFVPALTIPAVTIAFSVGISRISVEGKPLLAAGQATLVGLGVAVIVALIVGAVILRPKRPFVALSEGRRLLESIGWAVLLPQMLAVLGGLFTQAGVGADVGVLAQHAVSEHSRIVAVVAYAVGMALFTIVMGNAFAAFPIMTAAIGWPVLVVQLGAHPAPMFAIGMLAGYCGTLCTPMAANFNLVPPALLGMHDRYGQIKVQIPTALALFAVNVGFMSVLPFI; translated from the coding sequence GTGATCACAGCTGAGTGGGTCTACTGGCTCGCGGGCGCATTCTTTCTCTTCACGGGGATCGAAATCGCACTCGACCGCAGCCATCCGCAGCGGTGGACCAACGCGACGTTTTGGACGCTTCTCGGTCTTTCGTTTTTCTACGGCAGTTTCTTGACGGTGCTGCCGAACTGGCCTTTGGGGCTGTCGGTCATCGCGATGGCACTGATCGCCGGGTGCGGGCTGACGTCGGCCGGAACCGTCAGCACGACGACGGACGCGGAGCGCGAAGGGAGCGCGCGCAGAAAGGGCGACCTCTTGTTCGTGCCGGCACTCACGATTCCGGCGGTGACGATCGCTTTTTCCGTCGGCATCAGTAGAATCAGCGTAGAAGGAAAGCCTTTGCTCGCGGCCGGTCAGGCGACGCTCGTGGGCCTGGGTGTCGCCGTCATCGTAGCGCTGATCGTCGGAGCGGTGATCCTTCGTCCAAAGCGACCCTTTGTCGCGTTGAGCGAGGGCCGCAGGCTGCTCGAATCGATCGGTTGGGCAGTGCTGCTGCCGCAGATGCTGGCTGTCTTGGGCGGCCTCTTCACCCAGGCCGGTGTCGGCGCCGATGTGGGCGTGCTTGCCCAACACGCGGTATCGGAGCATTCGCGAATTGTGGCCGTCGTCGCTTATGCCGTCGGCATGGCGCTCTTCACGATCGTGATGGGAAACGCGTTCGCGGCATTTCCGATCATGACGGCGGCCATAGGCTGGCCGGTCTTGGTCGTCCAGCTCGGCGCTCATCCGGCGCCGATGTTCGCCATCGGCATGCTCGCGGGTTATTGCGGAACGCTTTGCACGCCGATGGCCGCCAATTTCAATCTCGTGCCGCCGGCGCTGCTCGGCATGCACGACCGATATGGGCAGATCAAGGTCCAGATCCCTACGGCGCTCGCGCTTTTTGCCGTCAACGTCGGCTTCATGTCCGTTTTGCCGTTTATCTGA
- a CDS encoding DUF2891 family protein — translation MNDFQIELAPRIAPVVLANITTRFPYHDSHLFREADASFNFVTAHPAFGNSFDWHSSVHSHWTAMQLLDHFAARSDHPACVEALHDAVVQNLTANNIAAEGAYFAALPHYERPYGWAWAMLLAAAAESSSIEVAREPLRALATQLAANAVDWLGNLTIPVRHGVHGNTAFALGLMFDAGQKLSFSKLLRAIETKAHEWFADDREYPQAWERSGNDFLSPGLAEADLMRRLVPQRDFRDWWNAFMPDLRPEASILSVAQVPDVSDGQIVHLHGLNLSRAGMLARIAQALALRRELESAERLYRAGVNAAVGHDYLSTHWLATFAWDAARSLDAADLRS, via the coding sequence ATGAACGACTTTCAAATCGAACTCGCGCCGCGAATCGCACCGGTCGTCCTCGCAAATATCACGACCCGCTTTCCTTATCACGATTCGCATCTCTTCCGCGAGGCGGATGCTTCGTTCAATTTCGTCACAGCGCATCCGGCATTCGGCAACTCGTTCGACTGGCACTCGAGCGTGCACTCGCACTGGACGGCGATGCAGCTCCTCGACCATTTTGCGGCACGTTCGGATCATCCGGCTTGTGTCGAGGCGTTGCACGACGCCGTCGTTCAAAACCTGACCGCGAACAATATTGCGGCGGAAGGCGCCTACTTCGCCGCATTGCCGCACTACGAACGGCCCTACGGTTGGGCATGGGCGATGCTTCTGGCCGCAGCGGCCGAGTCGTCATCGATCGAAGTGGCACGGGAACCATTGCGCGCCTTGGCCACGCAGCTTGCCGCAAACGCGGTGGACTGGCTTGGCAATCTGACCATTCCCGTACGCCACGGTGTGCACGGCAACACGGCGTTCGCGCTCGGACTGATGTTCGACGCCGGTCAAAAACTATCGTTCTCCAAGCTCCTGCGCGCGATCGAGACGAAGGCGCACGAGTGGTTCGCAGACGACCGTGAGTATCCTCAAGCGTGGGAGCGGAGCGGGAACGACTTTCTCTCGCCCGGACTTGCAGAAGCGGATCTGATGCGCCGTCTCGTGCCGCAGCGAGATTTCCGCGACTGGTGGAACGCGTTCATGCCCGATTTAAGACCGGAAGCATCAATACTTTCCGTCGCGCAGGTTCCGGACGTCAGCGACGGCCAGATCGTGCACCTGCACGGTCTGAACCTGTCGCGCGCCGGGATGCTCGCGCGCATCGCACAGGCGCTAGCCCTTCGGCGCGAGCTCGAATCGGCCGAACGTCTCTATCGCGCCGGCGTGAACGCGGCCGTTGGCCACGATTATCTCTCCACGCACTGGCTCGCGACGTTCGCGTGGGATGCCGCAAGGAGCCTTGACGCCGCCGACCTGCGTTCTTAG